Proteins encoded within one genomic window of Brachybacterium muris:
- the tadA gene encoding tRNA adenosine(34) deaminase TadA produces the protein MTDDELMGLAIDEARAAAAREPADVPIGALVLGPGGEVLAAVGNRREADEDPTAHAEILALREAARVTGRWNLTGCTLVVTLEPCTMCAGAIVLARIQRVVIGAMDPKAGAAGSLYDLLREPRLNHRAEVTTGIREQECGDLLRDFFRARRKR, from the coding sequence GTGACCGACGACGAACTGATGGGCCTGGCGATCGACGAGGCGCGGGCCGCCGCTGCCCGTGAACCCGCCGACGTCCCCATCGGCGCCCTGGTGCTGGGGCCCGGCGGGGAGGTGCTGGCTGCGGTCGGCAACCGTCGGGAGGCCGACGAGGACCCCACTGCGCACGCCGAGATCCTCGCCCTGCGGGAGGCCGCACGGGTGACAGGCCGCTGGAACCTCACCGGATGCACCCTGGTGGTCACCCTCGAGCCGTGCACCATGTGCGCCGGCGCGATCGTCCTCGCCCGCATCCAGCGCGTGGTGATCGGGGCGATGGACCCGAAGGCCGGGGCGGCCGGCTCCCTCTACGACCTGCTGCGCGAACCCCGGCTGAACCACCGCGCCGAGGTCACCACCGGGATACGCGAGCAGGAGTGCGGGGACCTGTTGCGGGACTTCTTCCGCGCGCGGCGCAAGCGCTGA
- a CDS encoding class I SAM-dependent methyltransferase, giving the protein MNDEELTPLQQWEQRYAGSDAVWSGRVNDSLAVALEGLPPGRALDLGCGEGVDVVWLAERGWDALGIDLSPTAIERARRAAGECGLDRGAEGAGRAHFEQGDLDRWIPRADAYDLVTASFLHARDAQARIAVLRRAADGIAVGGRLVVLSHAAPPPWATALHEHRAEMLSAHEEHTRLALDPAQWELVTARQIQREAVSPDGAPAHLEDSLLVLRRRC; this is encoded by the coding sequence ATGAACGACGAGGAACTCACCCCGCTCCAGCAGTGGGAGCAGCGGTATGCAGGCTCGGATGCCGTGTGGTCCGGCAGGGTGAACGATTCCCTCGCCGTCGCCCTCGAGGGGCTGCCGCCCGGTCGCGCCCTCGACCTGGGCTGCGGAGAGGGCGTAGACGTGGTCTGGCTGGCCGAGCGCGGCTGGGACGCGCTGGGCATCGACCTCTCCCCCACAGCGATAGAGCGGGCCCGGCGGGCAGCCGGCGAGTGCGGGCTGGACAGGGGCGCCGAGGGCGCAGGCCGGGCCCATTTCGAGCAGGGCGACCTCGACCGATGGATCCCCCGAGCCGACGCCTACGACCTGGTCACCGCATCGTTCCTGCACGCCCGGGACGCACAGGCCCGCATCGCGGTCCTGCGTCGCGCCGCAGACGGCATCGCCGTGGGTGGACGCCTGGTGGTGCTCTCCCACGCCGCCCCTCCGCCCTGGGCGACCGCGCTCCACGAGCATCGTGCGGAGATGCTGAGCGCGCACGAGGAGCACACCAGGCTCGCCCTGGATCCGGCGCAGTGGGAGCTGGTCACCGCCCGGCAGATCCAGCGCGAGGCGGTCTCACCCGACGGCGCCCCCGCGCACCTCGAGGACTCCCTGCTGGTGCTGCGCCGTCGGTGCTGA
- the upp gene encoding uracil phosphoribosyltransferase, producing the protein MRVLEIDHPLVAHKLSVLRDQSTHSSVFRQLADELVTLLAYEATRNVAVAPVQIQTPVTEMTGTKLARPKPMVVPILRAGLGMLDGLTRLLPTAEVGFLGMVRNDETMEVTTYANRLPEDLSGRQCFVLDPMLATGHTLIAACEYIHERGARDITCVTLLAAPEGLKAMEEAVDPSIDLTIVTAAIDEKLNEKGYIVPGLGDAGDRLFGVVD; encoded by the coding sequence ATGCGCGTCCTCGAGATCGACCACCCGCTCGTCGCCCACAAGCTCTCCGTGCTGCGTGATCAGTCCACGCACTCCTCGGTGTTCCGCCAGCTCGCCGACGAACTGGTGACACTGCTGGCCTACGAGGCCACCCGCAACGTGGCCGTCGCCCCGGTGCAGATCCAGACCCCGGTCACCGAGATGACCGGCACCAAGCTCGCCCGCCCCAAGCCCATGGTGGTGCCGATCCTGCGCGCGGGCCTGGGCATGCTGGACGGCCTCACCCGCCTGCTGCCCACCGCCGAGGTCGGTTTCCTGGGCATGGTCCGCAACGACGAGACCATGGAGGTCACCACCTACGCGAACCGCCTGCCGGAGGACCTCTCCGGTCGGCAGTGCTTCGTGTTGGACCCGATGCTCGCCACCGGCCACACCCTGATCGCGGCCTGCGAGTACATCCATGAGCGCGGCGCCCGCGACATCACCTGCGTGACCCTGCTGGCCGCGCCTGAGGGCCTGAAGGCGATGGAGGAGGCGGTGGACCCGTCGATCGACCTCACCATCGTCACCGCCGCGATCGACGAGAAGCTCAACGAGAAGGGCTACATCGTGCCGGGCCTGGGCGATGCGGGCGACCGCCTCTTCGGCGTGGTCGACTGA
- a CDS encoding alpha/beta fold hydrolase, whose protein sequence is MDIILLPGLWLDGSVWEPVLGPLREALHRPFPLTLPGQGAATSGAAPAAAAASLDDQLEAALAPIDAADDRVLVVGHSAASTLAWMVADRRVDDVAAVVMIGGMPAPEGEAYAGFAPVSDGVSVFPGWEAFAGPDSDDLDAGARAWLEARMHPVPESVTRAPVHYTDPRRHEVPVAMVCPEYSPEDARQWLAAGDLPELEPVRDLRFVDLDSGHWPMASAPQQLAGVIAGVAADLG, encoded by the coding sequence ATGGACATCATCCTGCTGCCCGGGCTGTGGCTCGACGGCTCCGTCTGGGAGCCCGTGCTGGGACCGCTGCGCGAAGCCCTGCACCGGCCCTTCCCCCTCACCCTGCCCGGCCAGGGCGCCGCCACATCCGGCGCGGCCCCCGCGGCGGCAGCCGCCAGCCTCGACGACCAGCTCGAGGCTGCCCTCGCCCCGATCGACGCCGCCGACGACCGGGTGCTGGTAGTGGGGCACTCCGCTGCCTCCACCCTCGCCTGGATGGTGGCGGACCGCCGTGTGGACGACGTCGCCGCGGTGGTGATGATCGGCGGCATGCCCGCTCCCGAAGGAGAGGCCTACGCGGGCTTCGCCCCGGTCTCGGACGGCGTCAGCGTCTTCCCCGGCTGGGAGGCATTCGCGGGGCCGGACAGCGACGACCTCGACGCCGGGGCCCGCGCCTGGCTCGAGGCCCGCATGCACCCTGTGCCCGAGTCCGTCACCCGCGCCCCCGTGCACTACACCGACCCGCGTCGTCACGAGGTGCCGGTGGCGATGGTGTGCCCCGAGTACTCGCCCGAGGATGCCCGTCAGTGGCTGGCCGCCGGCGATCTGCCCGAGCTCGAGCCAGTGCGGGACCTGCGCTTCGTGGATCTCGACAGCGGGCACTGGCCGATGGCGAGCGCACCCCAGCAGCTGGCCGGGGTCATCGCCGGGGTCGCCGCTGACCTCGGATGA
- a CDS encoding M20 family metallopeptidase: MTDREPRDLPDLSTFPGAEPIPPSSDYVDQLEAQTRTAMRTRRHAGSEHTGAPAQLHDALEAEVEAVHGELVELMLDLYEHPEVAFEEVRSSRAIVEVLRKHGIEAELGAHGVETAIRAEIRGAAASDAEGATGAEGDAAAAPGAPTLAVLSEYDALPVVGHGCGHNVIAVMGLGAFLALAALAKKDPSAVPGRIVYLGTPAEEGHSGKEVMATGGAWKGIDAAVMAHPYGHDVSDTAWLGRRTLTIEYHGRTAHASAQPFMGRNALDAASLMYQGIGLLRQQIPPTDRVHAVIREGGDRASVIPDLARLDLYVRSLAPETLRDLSRRVEDVARGAALMTGCGVTVTWDKQPPSLPVRTNGTLTGRWVEAQRRRGRDPLPRGVVSETLAASTDFGNVSYRLPGIHPMIRIADPDTALHTREFAKAATSDLARSAAADGAYGLAASLLDMLHDAELTRAVKDEFEEAGGAIDVPSFFD, encoded by the coding sequence ATGACCGACCGTGAACCCCGCGACCTCCCGGACCTCTCGACCTTCCCCGGTGCCGAGCCGATCCCGCCGTCCTCCGACTACGTGGATCAGCTCGAGGCGCAGACCCGCACGGCGATGCGCACCCGTCGTCACGCGGGCTCCGAGCACACCGGCGCCCCCGCCCAGCTGCACGACGCGCTCGAGGCCGAGGTCGAGGCCGTCCACGGCGAACTGGTCGAGCTGATGCTGGACCTGTACGAGCACCCCGAGGTCGCCTTCGAGGAGGTGCGGTCCAGCAGGGCCATCGTCGAGGTGCTGCGCAAGCACGGCATCGAGGCCGAGCTGGGCGCCCACGGCGTCGAGACCGCCATCCGCGCCGAGATCCGCGGGGCCGCCGCGTCCGATGCGGAAGGCGCCACCGGGGCCGAGGGTGACGCGGCTGCCGCGCCCGGCGCCCCCACCCTCGCGGTGCTCTCCGAGTACGACGCTCTGCCCGTGGTGGGGCACGGCTGCGGCCATAACGTGATCGCAGTGATGGGTCTCGGTGCCTTCCTGGCGCTGGCGGCGCTGGCGAAGAAGGACCCGTCGGCCGTGCCCGGCCGCATCGTCTACCTGGGCACCCCCGCTGAGGAGGGCCACTCCGGCAAGGAGGTCATGGCCACCGGAGGCGCCTGGAAGGGCATCGATGCAGCCGTGATGGCCCACCCCTATGGGCACGACGTATCCGACACCGCCTGGCTGGGCCGCCGCACCCTCACCATCGAGTACCACGGTCGCACCGCCCACGCCTCCGCCCAGCCGTTCATGGGCCGCAACGCCCTGGATGCCGCGAGCCTGATGTACCAGGGCATCGGCCTGCTGCGCCAGCAGATCCCGCCCACGGACCGGGTGCACGCCGTGATCCGTGAGGGCGGTGACCGCGCCAGCGTGATCCCTGACCTGGCCCGCCTGGACCTGTACGTGCGCTCGCTGGCGCCCGAGACCCTGCGGGACCTGTCCCGCCGCGTCGAGGACGTGGCGCGAGGCGCGGCCCTGATGACCGGCTGCGGCGTCACCGTCACCTGGGACAAGCAGCCGCCGTCGCTGCCGGTGCGCACGAACGGCACGCTCACCGGGCGCTGGGTCGAGGCACAGCGCCGACGCGGCCGCGACCCCCTGCCCCGCGGGGTGGTCTCCGAGACCCTCGCGGCCTCCACCGACTTCGGCAACGTCAGCTACCGCCTGCCCGGCATCCACCCGATGATCCGCATCGCCGACCCGGACACGGCCCTGCACACCCGCGAGTTCGCCAAGGCCGCCACCTCGGACCTGGCCCGCAGCGCTGCCGCCGACGGGGCCTACGGCCTAGCCGCCTCTCTGCTGGACATGCTCCACGACGCGGAGCTCACCCGGGCTGTGAAGGACGAGTTCGAGGAGGCCGGCGGCGCGATCGACGTGCCCAGCTTCTTCGACTGA
- a CDS encoding DUF981 family protein yields MIIYNTIMAVAAGAGLLTLVLFLRELLGMRKPAADGAVRPVAYDGWALSFGVLAAVLVTTGLHMTLVWPLDELPFDNIIFGEPALAFGLLMAALSFFLWRRRDELRASTNPVRDFAETLRPLTPFIVGMGLACIAILFVGNIYTLFAAPEWEPISGYFAKWPWFEAAIISGLYGIIGIAAVLFPFAMNKVVEANAHRYPHVVTAGSTTGKRAAGAAPTASASVADQDAEADREANAEAARAVAATEQAVIPGLAKVVVALLVAAGLFLLLFGALNYYTHVGMIVNELEMGMRP; encoded by the coding sequence ATGATCATCTACAACACCATCATGGCCGTCGCCGCTGGTGCGGGCCTGCTCACCCTGGTCCTGTTCCTGCGAGAACTGCTGGGCATGCGCAAGCCCGCCGCCGACGGCGCCGTGCGACCCGTCGCCTACGACGGCTGGGCCCTCAGCTTCGGCGTGCTGGCCGCCGTGCTCGTCACCACCGGCCTGCACATGACGCTGGTGTGGCCCCTGGACGAGCTGCCCTTCGACAACATCATCTTCGGCGAGCCCGCCCTGGCCTTCGGCCTGCTGATGGCGGCGCTCTCCTTCTTCCTGTGGCGCCGCCGGGACGAGCTTCGCGCCTCCACCAATCCGGTGCGCGACTTCGCCGAGACCCTGCGCCCCCTCACCCCGTTCATCGTCGGTATGGGCCTGGCCTGCATCGCGATCCTGTTCGTGGGCAACATCTACACCCTGTTCGCCGCCCCCGAGTGGGAGCCGATCTCCGGCTACTTCGCCAAGTGGCCCTGGTTCGAGGCCGCCATCATCTCCGGCCTGTACGGCATCATCGGCATCGCCGCGGTGCTGTTCCCCTTCGCCATGAACAAGGTCGTCGAGGCCAACGCCCACCGCTACCCCCATGTGGTGACAGCGGGCTCCACGACCGGCAAGCGCGCCGCCGGCGCCGCCCCCACCGCCTCGGCGAGCGTCGCCGATCAGGATGCGGAAGCCGACCGCGAGGCGAACGCCGAGGCCGCCCGCGCCGTGGCTGCGACCGAGCAGGCCGTCATCCCGGGCCTGGCCAAGGTCGTGGTGGCTCTCCTGGTGGCGGCGGGCCTGTTCCTGCTGCTGTTCGGTGCGCTGAACTACTACACCCACGTGGGCATGATCGTGAACGAGCTCGAGATGGGCATGCGCCCCTGA
- a CDS encoding PIN domain-containing protein, translating into MELLVDTHVLIWGMAQPDRLSTAAADALSDSDVAVLVSAASAWELATKVRIGKLPGGESLVLDYARNLERWLARELPVSSADALLAGTLSWTHRDPFDRMLAAQALRRGCALVSSDRVFDQVGGVHRIW; encoded by the coding sequence GTGGAACTCCTGGTCGATACCCACGTGCTGATCTGGGGGATGGCACAACCGGACCGCCTGTCCACCGCGGCTGCTGATGCGTTGTCAGATTCTGACGTGGCCGTCCTGGTCAGTGCAGCATCCGCATGGGAGCTGGCGACCAAGGTGCGCATCGGCAAGCTCCCCGGTGGCGAGAGCCTCGTCCTGGACTATGCCCGCAACCTCGAACGCTGGCTTGCCCGCGAACTGCCGGTAAGCAGTGCGGATGCCCTTCTGGCCGGGACCCTGTCCTGGACCCACCGCGATCCCTTCGATCGGATGCTGGCGGCGCAGGCGCTGCGGCGGGGATGTGCGCTTGTCAGCTCCGACCGGGTCTTCGATCAGGTCGGTGGGGTGCACCGGATCTGGTGA
- a CDS encoding type II toxin-antitoxin system Phd/YefM family antitoxin, whose amino-acid sequence MSASYATADHDSPRIVKVQDAKTRLSALLREVENGAEVTIARGDRQVARLVPLRSDVAVRPFGFVSYALPDSFFDELPEDELTAWEA is encoded by the coding sequence ATGAGTGCTTCCTACGCGACCGCCGATCACGATTCCCCTCGGATCGTGAAGGTGCAGGACGCCAAGACGCGGCTGTCCGCACTGCTGCGTGAAGTGGAGAACGGTGCTGAGGTTACGATCGCTCGCGGGGACCGGCAGGTTGCCCGCCTCGTGCCTCTGCGTTCCGATGTCGCGGTCCGGCCTTTCGGGTTCGTCTCCTACGCTCTGCCCGACAGCTTCTTCGACGAACTGCCGGAGGATGAGCTCACGGCCTGGGAGGCATGA